A single Cnuibacter physcomitrellae DNA region contains:
- a CDS encoding ATP-binding cassette domain-containing protein, whose product MASRNVLTASDVTIEYPAHSVSPSHVAVKGFTLTIEPGEIVGLVGSSGSGKSTLAQVASGQAALKTGSEVQPRIIGGSLQVLGYEMRTIRRNKLTEFTLGVGYVKQDAGTTLTPNMTVAEIVAEPIFLRDRKHDRRDAGLKAATLVDSLLLPVGTMLKQPHELSSGQRQRVAVARSLALDPVLLIADEPTAGVDVSVRGQVIDAIAGFQRARGGAALLVSHDLESLRRAVDRIAVIHEGVVVGLGDIDEVLDDPRHPYVAELARETSDSEW is encoded by the coding sequence GTGGCATCGCGCAACGTCCTCACCGCATCCGACGTGACGATCGAGTATCCGGCTCACAGCGTCAGCCCCTCCCACGTCGCCGTGAAGGGGTTCACCCTGACGATCGAGCCCGGCGAGATCGTCGGACTCGTGGGCTCGAGCGGCTCGGGCAAGTCGACCCTCGCGCAGGTCGCGTCGGGACAGGCGGCGCTCAAGACGGGCTCCGAGGTGCAGCCGCGGATCATCGGCGGCAGCCTCCAGGTGCTGGGATACGAGATGCGGACGATCCGGCGGAACAAGCTGACCGAGTTCACCCTCGGGGTGGGCTACGTGAAGCAGGATGCGGGGACGACGCTCACCCCGAACATGACGGTCGCCGAGATCGTGGCCGAGCCGATCTTCCTGCGCGACCGCAAGCACGACCGCCGCGACGCGGGTCTCAAGGCCGCGACCCTGGTCGACTCGCTGCTGCTCCCGGTGGGCACGATGCTCAAGCAGCCGCACGAGCTCTCCAGCGGGCAGCGGCAGAGGGTGGCGGTGGCGCGGAGCCTCGCCCTCGACCCCGTCCTCCTCATCGCCGACGAGCCCACCGCGGGCGTCGACGTCTCCGTGCGCGGGCAGGTGATCGATGCGATCGCGGGCTTCCAGCGTGCGCGCGGCGGCGCCGCCCTGCTGGTCAGCCACGACCTCGAGTCCCTGCGCCGCGCCGTCGACCGCATCGCCGTCATCCACGAGGGCGTCGTCGTGGGGCTCGGCGACATCGACGAGGTGCTCGACGATCCACGCCACCCGTACGTGGCCGAGCTGGCACGTGAGACGAGCGACTCGGAATGGTGA
- the dnaG gene encoding DNA primase → MAGLIRRSDIDEVRSRIDIASVVGDFVALKSAGIGSMKGLCPFHDEKSPSFHVRPQVGRYHCFGCGEDGDVFTFLQKMDHVTFTEAVERLAASIGYTLHYEDGGAAASDHGNRARLLAANQAASEYFIEQLTSAGADEARRFLGGRGFDPAAAQRFGVGYAPQGWDNLGAHLKGRGFTEAELTGAGLLSTGERGSSYDRFRGRLMWPIRDQTGQTVGFGARRLYDDDKGPKYLNTPETAVYHKAQVLYGLDLAKRDIGRGRQVVIVEGYTDVMACHLAGVTTAVATCGTSFGVDHIKIIRRVMGDDASGLGEVVFTFDPDAAGQKAAVRAFAEEQRFAAQTYVAVAPDGLDPCDLRLAKGDEAVRRLLRTKRPMFEFVIKQKLDTYDLETVEGRVAALRDAAPIVADIRDSALRPAYTRQLARMLGSDLDEVSRAVEAAARRGSSPSEGSRRPQTGERPQGSPPPQQHGQGSTQEPGSGAEPARPAPVAVSITDLPTATATRQERDALQAILQFPVLIGRDLIEKVTSSGFSNAALAAVRDAMARHLDEYTEPGWVSVVEQDVPEEYRALVGQLAVVPIPERPSRQPEIYLRTITGEIYLRDLLRRKDQLIRTLQRTDRIAAPDEYRRLGSQIAELEAQRRAFQAE, encoded by the coding sequence ATGGCTGGACTCATCCGCCGCAGCGACATCGACGAGGTCAGGTCGCGCATCGACATCGCCTCCGTCGTGGGCGACTTCGTCGCGCTCAAGAGCGCGGGCATCGGCTCGATGAAGGGCCTCTGCCCGTTCCACGACGAGAAGTCGCCGAGCTTCCACGTGCGCCCGCAGGTGGGCCGGTACCACTGCTTCGGATGCGGGGAGGACGGCGACGTCTTCACCTTCCTCCAGAAGATGGACCACGTGACCTTCACCGAGGCCGTCGAGCGCCTCGCGGCGAGCATCGGGTACACCCTCCACTACGAGGACGGCGGCGCAGCGGCCTCCGACCACGGCAACCGGGCGCGTCTGCTCGCGGCCAACCAGGCGGCGTCCGAGTACTTCATCGAGCAGCTCACGAGCGCGGGCGCCGATGAGGCGCGACGCTTCCTGGGCGGCCGCGGCTTCGACCCCGCGGCTGCGCAGCGCTTCGGGGTGGGCTACGCCCCTCAGGGGTGGGACAACCTGGGCGCTCACCTGAAGGGGCGGGGCTTCACCGAGGCGGAGCTGACCGGCGCGGGCCTCCTCAGCACCGGGGAGCGGGGGAGCAGCTACGACCGGTTCCGCGGGCGCCTGATGTGGCCCATCCGCGACCAGACCGGTCAGACGGTCGGCTTCGGCGCCCGCCGGCTCTACGACGACGACAAGGGGCCGAAGTACCTCAACACCCCCGAGACCGCGGTCTACCACAAGGCGCAGGTGCTCTACGGGCTCGACCTCGCCAAGCGCGACATCGGCCGGGGCCGCCAGGTGGTCATCGTCGAGGGCTACACCGACGTGATGGCGTGCCACCTCGCAGGCGTCACCACCGCGGTCGCCACCTGCGGCACCAGCTTCGGCGTCGACCACATCAAGATCATCCGCAGGGTCATGGGCGACGACGCCTCGGGTCTCGGCGAGGTGGTGTTCACCTTCGATCCGGATGCGGCGGGTCAGAAGGCGGCCGTCCGCGCGTTCGCCGAGGAGCAGCGGTTCGCGGCGCAGACCTACGTCGCCGTCGCGCCCGACGGCCTCGATCCCTGCGACCTCCGGCTCGCGAAGGGCGACGAGGCGGTACGGCGCCTCCTGCGCACCAAGCGGCCCATGTTCGAGTTCGTGATCAAGCAGAAGCTCGACACCTACGACCTGGAGACCGTCGAGGGGCGCGTCGCCGCGCTCCGGGATGCCGCCCCGATCGTCGCCGACATCCGCGACTCGGCCCTCCGCCCGGCGTACACGCGCCAGTTGGCCCGCATGCTCGGCTCCGACCTCGACGAGGTCTCGCGCGCCGTCGAGGCAGCGGCTCGGCGCGGCTCGAGCCCCTCCGAGGGCTCCCGGCGTCCCCAGACCGGCGAGCGGCCGCAGGGCTCCCCGCCACCGCAGCAGCACGGCCAGGGGTCCACACAGGAGCCCGGGTCGGGTGCCGAACCCGCCCGGCCGGCACCGGTCGCGGTGAGCATCACCGACCTGCCCACCGCCACCGCCACCCGGCAGGAGCGCGACGCTCTCCAGGCCATCCTGCAGTTCCCGGTGCTGATCGGCCGCGACCTCATCGAGAAGGTGACCTCCAGCGGCTTCAGCAACGCCGCTCTGGCCGCCGTGCGCGACGCGATGGCTCGGCACCTCGACGAGTACACCGAGCCCGGCTGGGTCTCGGTCGTCGAGCAGGACGTCCCCGAGGAGTATCGCGCCCTGGTCGGCCAGCTCGCCGTCGTCCCGATCCCCGAGCGCCCCAGCCGGCAGCCCGAGATCTACCTCCGCACCATCACGGGGGAGATCTACCTCCGCGATCTGCTCCGGCGGAAGGACCAGCTGATCAGGACCCTCCAGCGGACCGATCGCATCGCCGCGCCGGACGAGTACCGCCGCCTGGGGTCGCAGATCGCCGAACTCGAGGCCCAGCGTCGCGCCTTCCAGGCGGAATGA
- a CDS encoding deoxyguanosinetriphosphate triphosphohydrolase: MGAEHRSAEGYGERDVERFLPEEHYSRRSDFARDRARILHSSSLRRLAAKTQVLSPAVVADFARNRLTHSLEVAQVGRELAASLGLDPDVVDSACLAHDLGHPPFGHNGERALNEWAADIGGFEGNAQSLRILTRLEPKSFGDDGRSYGLNLTRASLDASCKYPWTAADPVPDASGRLKYGVYDDDVEVFRWFRLEAPERALCVEAQVMDLSDDIAYSVHDFEDAVLNGYIDVDLLAERADHESLLHSIHARSGGEFSLDDIVAAFERLDHLEVWLTGWDDSRRAHAHLKNLTSQLIGRFAGAATEATRAAAPASSLARYGADVVVPAEIAAEIATLKGIVSVFVMSNDARQPIYMRQREQLQQLADRLWQTGGAHLDTAFRLDWAEAGDDATRRRVVVDQVASLTDQTALAWHARLVGATVS, encoded by the coding sequence GTGGGGGCTGAGCACCGGTCGGCGGAGGGCTACGGCGAACGCGACGTCGAGCGGTTCCTCCCCGAGGAGCACTACTCCAGGCGCAGCGACTTCGCGCGAGACCGGGCCCGCATCCTGCACTCCTCGTCGCTGCGTCGCCTCGCGGCGAAGACGCAGGTCCTGAGCCCGGCCGTCGTGGCCGACTTCGCGCGCAACAGGCTGACGCACTCGCTCGAGGTGGCTCAGGTCGGCCGTGAGCTCGCCGCGAGCCTCGGTCTCGACCCCGACGTCGTCGACTCGGCATGCCTCGCCCACGACCTCGGGCATCCGCCCTTCGGTCACAACGGGGAGCGCGCGCTCAACGAGTGGGCGGCCGACATCGGCGGGTTCGAGGGCAACGCCCAGAGCCTCCGCATCCTCACCCGTCTCGAGCCCAAGTCGTTCGGCGACGACGGCCGTAGCTACGGGCTCAACCTCACCCGCGCCTCGCTCGACGCGAGCTGCAAGTACCCGTGGACGGCGGCCGATCCGGTGCCCGACGCCAGCGGACGACTGAAGTACGGCGTCTACGACGACGACGTCGAGGTCTTCCGGTGGTTCCGTCTCGAGGCGCCCGAGCGGGCCCTCTGCGTCGAGGCCCAGGTCATGGACCTCTCCGACGACATCGCGTACTCGGTGCACGACTTCGAGGATGCGGTGCTGAACGGCTACATCGACGTCGACCTCCTCGCCGAACGCGCCGACCACGAGTCCCTGCTGCACAGCATCCACGCGCGCTCGGGCGGCGAGTTCAGCCTCGACGACATCGTGGCCGCGTTCGAGCGCCTCGACCACCTGGAGGTCTGGCTGACCGGGTGGGACGACAGCCGCCGGGCCCACGCCCATCTGAAGAACCTCACGAGCCAGCTGATCGGGCGCTTCGCGGGCGCCGCCACGGAGGCGACGCGGGCTGCCGCACCCGCCTCCTCGCTCGCCCGCTACGGCGCCGACGTCGTGGTCCCCGCCGAGATCGCGGCCGAGATCGCGACCCTCAAGGGCATCGTGTCGGTCTTCGTCATGAGCAACGACGCCAGGCAGCCCATCTACATGCGACAGCGCGAGCAGCTCCAGCAGCTCGCCGACCGCCTCTGGCAGACCGGCGGGGCCCACCTCGACACGGCGTTCCGCCTCGACTGGGCCGAGGCCGGAGACGACGCCACCCGGCGCCGGGTGGTCGTCGACCAGGTCGCCAGCCTCACCGACCAGACCGCGCTCGCCTGGCACGCCAGGCTCGTCGGCGCGACCGTATCCTGA
- the dusB gene encoding tRNA dihydrouridine synthase DusB: MTTDTLAQPGLAIGPIQLDVPVVLAPMAGITNTAFRRLCREFGAGLYVSEMITSRALVERTPETMRLITHHPSETPRSIQLYGVDPKTMADAARILVEEDRTDHIDMNFGCPVPKVTRKGGGAALPWKLDLFREIVESVVDAGGDIPVTVKMRKGIDTDHLTYLEAARAAQGAGAAAIALHARTAADFYSGHADWSAIATLKETITDIPVLGNGDIWSGDDALRMVDETGCDGVVVGRGCLGRPWLFGDLAAAFRVRSGQLTAEEAEALRAAPSLGDVARTLKRHTELLVEFFGDEDRACRDIRKHVAWYLKGYPAGHEVRAALSTVRTLDEMDEILATLDWDMPYPGADAEGPRGRAGSPKNPSLPDGWLTSRSIATGARSDLAAAELTHSGG; the protein is encoded by the coding sequence ATGACCACCGACACCCTCGCTCAGCCCGGCCTCGCGATCGGCCCCATCCAGCTCGACGTCCCCGTCGTGCTGGCGCCGATGGCGGGCATCACGAACACGGCCTTCCGTCGGCTCTGCCGCGAGTTCGGCGCGGGTCTCTACGTCAGCGAGATGATCACCAGCCGCGCCCTGGTCGAGCGCACGCCCGAGACCATGCGGCTGATCACGCACCACCCCTCCGAGACCCCGCGCTCCATCCAGCTCTACGGCGTCGACCCGAAGACCATGGCCGACGCGGCCCGCATCCTGGTCGAGGAGGATCGCACCGACCACATCGACATGAACTTCGGCTGCCCGGTGCCGAAGGTCACGCGCAAGGGCGGCGGAGCGGCCCTGCCGTGGAAGCTCGACCTCTTCCGCGAGATCGTCGAGTCGGTGGTCGACGCGGGGGGCGACATCCCGGTCACCGTGAAGATGCGCAAGGGCATCGACACCGACCACCTCACCTACCTCGAGGCCGCCCGCGCGGCGCAGGGCGCGGGCGCCGCGGCGATCGCGCTGCACGCCCGCACGGCCGCCGACTTCTACAGCGGGCACGCCGACTGGTCGGCGATCGCCACCCTCAAGGAGACCATCACCGACATTCCCGTGCTCGGCAACGGCGACATCTGGTCGGGCGACGACGCCCTCCGCATGGTCGACGAGACCGGGTGCGACGGGGTGGTCGTGGGCCGAGGCTGCCTCGGGCGGCCGTGGCTGTTCGGCGACCTCGCCGCCGCCTTCCGGGTCCGCTCCGGGCAGCTGACGGCCGAGGAGGCCGAGGCGCTCCGTGCTGCGCCGTCGCTCGGCGACGTCGCGCGCACGCTGAAGCGGCACACCGAGCTGCTGGTCGAGTTCTTCGGCGACGAGGATCGCGCCTGCCGCGACATCCGGAAGCACGTCGCCTGGTACCTCAAGGGCTACCCGGCCGGCCACGAGGTGCGCGCCGCGCTCTCCACCGTGCGCACGCTCGACGAGATGGACGAGATCCTCGCCACCCTCGACTGGGACATGCCGTACCCGGGCGCCGACGCCGAGGGTCCGCGCGGGCGCGCGGGCAGCCCCAAGAACCCGTCCCTGCCCGACGGATGGCTGACCTCGCGCTCCATCGCGACGGGTGCCCGATCCGACCTCGCGGCCGCGGAGCTCACGCACAGTGGGGGCTGA
- a CDS encoding aminoacyl-tRNA deacylase yields MENSGIERVKTHAEQLGLDVEVVERPAADSLEGAAALLGLQPGDIMKSLVVKRHDGDFLFALIPGDRQISWPKLRALVGVNKLAMPPQDVALAATGYERGTITPLGSTTAWPVYQDAAFHGRVAMGAGAHGHSAFVDAEQLAKALGATVADISEPIPPR; encoded by the coding sequence GTGGAGAACTCAGGCATCGAACGGGTGAAGACGCACGCCGAGCAGCTCGGACTCGACGTCGAGGTGGTGGAGCGACCCGCGGCCGACTCGCTGGAGGGCGCGGCGGCGCTCCTCGGCCTGCAGCCCGGCGACATCATGAAGAGCCTGGTGGTGAAGCGTCACGACGGCGACTTCCTCTTCGCGCTCATCCCCGGCGACCGGCAGATCAGCTGGCCCAAGCTCCGGGCCCTGGTGGGTGTCAACAAGCTCGCGATGCCGCCTCAGGACGTGGCCCTCGCCGCCACCGGGTACGAGCGCGGCACGATCACGCCGCTCGGCTCGACCACCGCCTGGCCCGTGTACCAGGACGCCGCGTTCCACGGCCGCGTCGCGATGGGCGCGGGCGCCCACGGCCACAGCGCCTTCGTGGATGCGGAGCAGCTCGCGAAGGCGCTCGGAGCCACGGTCGCCGACATCTCCGAGCCGATCCCCCCGCGCTGA
- a CDS encoding DsbA family oxidoreductase, with protein MTEPIKIDIWSDVACPWCYIGKRKLENGIEAYSSDGEALPVEIEYHSYELSPETPVDFEGDEYDFLAAKGYPREQLEGMLTRVTSIASDVGLDYDYDHLKHTNTVKAHQLIHYAKAHGRQLDMKERLLKAYFVDGRHVGHVSDLADLAAEIGLDRDDVIRSLEADEYLADVRADQAEAQRLGIQGVPFFVLDGKYGVSGAQDAAVFADVLRQVQASRVEVGA; from the coding sequence GTGACCGAACCCATCAAGATCGACATCTGGTCCGACGTGGCCTGCCCCTGGTGCTACATCGGCAAGCGCAAGCTCGAGAACGGCATCGAGGCCTACTCGAGCGACGGCGAGGCCCTGCCCGTGGAGATCGAGTACCACAGCTACGAGCTGTCGCCCGAGACGCCCGTCGACTTCGAGGGCGACGAGTACGACTTCCTCGCCGCGAAGGGCTACCCGCGGGAGCAGCTCGAGGGCATGCTGACCCGCGTGACCTCGATCGCCTCCGACGTCGGGCTCGACTACGACTACGACCACCTCAAGCACACCAACACGGTGAAGGCGCACCAGCTCATCCACTACGCCAAGGCCCACGGGCGTCAGCTCGACATGAAGGAGCGCCTGCTGAAGGCCTACTTCGTCGACGGCCGCCACGTGGGCCACGTCTCCGATCTCGCCGACCTCGCAGCCGAGATCGGACTCGACCGCGACGACGTCATCCGCTCGCTCGAGGCCGACGAGTACCTCGCCGACGTCCGCGCCGACCAGGCGGAGGCGCAGCGCCTCGGCATCCAGGGCGTCCCGTTCTTCGTGCTCGACGGCAAGTACGGCGTCTCGGGCGCGCAGGATGCCGCGGTGTTCGCCGACGTGCTGCGGCAGGTGCAGGCGAGCCGCGTCGAGGTGGGCGCGTGA
- a CDS encoding isoprenyl transferase has translation MTPVRKTSPLAEPFRPLDWTGLYPPELPKSAVPDHVAVVMDGNGRWANQRGLTRVEGHRAGEAALLDVVAGAIQIGVKHLSVYAFSTENWKRSPDEVRFLMGFNREVLHRRRDQLNEWGVRIRWSGRRPRLWASVIKELQYAERLTQGNSTLTLTMCVNYGGRNEITDAVRAIADEVAAGRIRPSAVSEKLIQRHLYVPDLPDVDLFVRSSGEQRTSNFLPWQSAYAEMVFLDRLWPDFTRVDLWGAIEHYAGRNRRFGGAVDAPSESRGSSVADPE, from the coding sequence GTGACCCCCGTGAGGAAGACCTCGCCCCTCGCCGAGCCGTTCCGGCCGCTCGACTGGACCGGCCTCTACCCACCGGAGCTGCCGAAGTCCGCAGTCCCCGACCACGTCGCCGTCGTGATGGACGGCAACGGCCGCTGGGCCAACCAGCGCGGCCTCACCCGCGTCGAGGGACATCGGGCGGGCGAGGCGGCCCTCCTCGACGTGGTCGCGGGAGCCATCCAGATCGGGGTGAAGCACCTCTCCGTGTACGCCTTCTCCACTGAGAACTGGAAGCGTTCCCCGGACGAGGTGCGCTTCCTGATGGGCTTCAACCGGGAGGTCCTGCACCGCCGCCGCGATCAGCTGAACGAGTGGGGCGTGCGCATCCGCTGGTCCGGGCGCCGACCGCGTCTCTGGGCGAGCGTGATCAAGGAGCTCCAGTACGCCGAGCGGCTCACGCAGGGCAACAGCACCCTCACGCTCACGATGTGCGTCAACTACGGCGGTCGCAACGAGATCACGGATGCGGTGCGCGCGATCGCCGACGAGGTCGCCGCCGGCCGCATCCGGCCCTCCGCGGTGAGCGAGAAGCTGATCCAGCGGCATCTGTACGTCCCCGACCTCCCCGACGTCGACCTCTTCGTCCGGAGCTCCGGGGAGCAGCGGACGAGCAACTTCCTGCCGTGGCAGTCGGCGTACGCGGAGATGGTCTTCCTCGACCGCCTCTGGCCGGACTTCACCCGCGTCGACCTCTGGGGCGCAATCGAGCACTACGCGGGGCGCAACCGGCGCTTCGGCGGGGCGGTCGACGCGCCGTCCGAGTCGCGCGGCTCCTCGGTCGCCGACCCGGAATGA
- the recO gene encoding DNA repair protein RecO — MPVYRDEGVVLRTQKLGEADRIVTLLTRTHGKVRAVARGVRRTSSKFGSRLEPFMVADLQFYEGRSLDTITQAVTIGSYGAAITADYSSYTAANVMVETADRITEHEQSLQQYHLLVGALRSLSRGEHGPSLTLDSYLLRAMAVAGWAPSFHDCAVTGATGPHSAFVVQLGGVVADAVAPPGSPRLDATTLELLAALLTGDWATAEAAPAISRSQASGVVSAYAQWHLERGLRSLEHVERGTRTRTASGAAAAAASPAATPTSVADRPEEHP; from the coding sequence GTGCCCGTGTACCGAGATGAAGGGGTCGTGCTGCGCACCCAGAAGCTGGGTGAGGCCGACCGGATCGTGACCCTCCTCACGCGCACCCACGGCAAGGTCCGCGCCGTGGCGCGGGGCGTCCGCCGGACGTCGTCGAAGTTCGGATCGCGGCTCGAGCCGTTCATGGTCGCCGACCTCCAGTTCTACGAGGGCCGGAGCCTCGACACGATCACTCAGGCGGTCACGATCGGCTCCTACGGCGCCGCCATCACCGCCGACTACTCCAGCTACACGGCCGCGAACGTCATGGTCGAGACGGCCGACCGCATCACCGAGCACGAGCAGTCGCTCCAGCAGTACCACCTGCTGGTCGGCGCGCTCCGCTCCCTGTCGCGCGGCGAGCACGGCCCCTCGCTGACCCTCGACTCGTACCTGCTGCGGGCGATGGCGGTCGCCGGATGGGCGCCGAGCTTCCACGACTGCGCCGTGACGGGGGCCACAGGCCCGCACTCCGCATTCGTGGTCCAGCTCGGCGGCGTGGTCGCCGACGCGGTCGCCCCACCCGGTTCCCCGCGTCTCGACGCCACCACGCTCGAGCTGCTGGCCGCCCTGCTGACGGGCGACTGGGCGACGGCGGAGGCGGCGCCGGCGATCTCACGTTCGCAGGCGAGCGGCGTGGTCTCCGCGTATGCGCAGTGGCATCTCGAGCGCGGACTCCGGTCTCTCGAGCACGTCGAGCGCGGCACGCGCACCCGCACAGCCTCCGGGGCCGCTGCCGCCGCCGCGAGCCCCGCCGCGACCCCCACGTCCGTCGCCGATCGCCCTGAGGAGCACCCGTGA
- a CDS encoding GAP family protein, whose product MFVHVLGEVLPLAVGIIVSPMPIAGVIALLLGPKGRGNAVVFTVAFLVATFAVTLAFASGSKGTTRSDSFFAQLFHIVLGFAFAALFLFLAYRSFRGRPKKGEEPKEPRWLAAIDSFGPVKSAGLGLLLGVANVKNLPIMIAAGATIGTEGLEWPLVFLAVFVFSVIACLGVLVPTLLGGSGSKGITSFLASTKSALIRHDAIIMTVLFLVLGAIQLGKALEALG is encoded by the coding sequence GTGTTCGTGCACGTTCTGGGAGAGGTGCTCCCGCTCGCCGTGGGCATCATCGTGTCGCCGATGCCCATCGCGGGGGTCATCGCGCTGCTGCTCGGCCCCAAGGGTCGGGGCAACGCGGTCGTCTTCACCGTCGCGTTCCTCGTCGCGACGTTCGCGGTCACGCTCGCCTTCGCCTCCGGATCGAAGGGCACCACGCGCTCCGACTCGTTCTTCGCGCAGCTGTTCCACATCGTGCTCGGCTTCGCGTTCGCCGCGCTCTTCCTGTTCCTCGCCTACCGCAGCTTCCGCGGTCGGCCGAAGAAGGGTGAGGAGCCGAAAGAGCCGCGGTGGCTAGCCGCGATCGATTCCTTCGGCCCCGTGAAGTCCGCGGGTCTCGGGTTGCTCCTCGGCGTGGCCAACGTGAAGAACCTGCCGATCATGATCGCGGCGGGAGCCACGATCGGCACCGAGGGACTCGAATGGCCGCTGGTCTTCCTCGCGGTGTTCGTGTTCTCTGTCATCGCCTGCCTCGGCGTCCTCGTGCCGACACTCCTCGGTGGGTCGGGATCGAAGGGCATAACCTCGTTCCTCGCCTCCACGAAGTCGGCCCTCATCCGGCACGACGCGATCATCATGACGGTGCTCTTCCTCGTGCTCGGCGCCATCCAGCTGGGCAAGGCCCTCGAGGCGCTGGGCTGA
- the leuA gene encoding 2-isopropylmalate synthase, giving the protein MKNTQTPSTMPVHKYRPYHEQIVVDLPDRTWPSARITEAPRWCAVDLRDGNQALIDPMSPERKRVMFDLLVRMGYKEIEVGFPSASQTDFDFVRSLIEEGAIPDDVTIQVLTQAREHLIERTYESIKGAKQAIVHLYNSTSILQRDVVFRTDRQGIIDIALNGARLCKQYEQTIPETTVYYEYSPESYTGTELEFAVEICNQVIEVFEPTPERKVIVNLPATVEMATPNVYADSIEWMSRHLAHRENVILSLHPHNDRGTAVAAAELGYMAGADRIEGCLFGNGERTGNVDLVALGLNLFTQGIDPQIDFSDLDEIRRTAEYANQLKVHERSPWAGDLVYTAFSGSHQDAIKKGFEAMAAEAEAQGKHVDELVWAVPYLPIDPKDVGRTYEAVIRVNSQSGKGGVAYLLKTDHALDLPRKLQIEFSGVVQAMTDAEGGEVTSDQIWEIFTDEYLPAPVERADEKWGRYELTSMRTSSDMSGTVSLDVDLRVGDEVRQTSATGNGPIAAFLNVLADEGYDVKLYDYVEHALSASGDALAAAYVDLQVDGVRLWGVGIDADIATASLKAIVSAVNRAIRVTESDRELASV; this is encoded by the coding sequence ATGAAGAACACCCAGACCCCCTCGACGATGCCGGTCCACAAGTACCGTCCGTACCACGAGCAGATCGTCGTCGACCTGCCCGACCGCACCTGGCCGTCCGCCAGGATCACCGAGGCCCCGCGCTGGTGCGCGGTCGACCTCCGCGACGGCAACCAGGCCCTCATCGACCCGATGAGCCCCGAGCGCAAGCGGGTCATGTTCGACCTGCTGGTGCGCATGGGCTACAAGGAGATCGAGGTCGGCTTCCCGAGCGCCAGCCAGACCGACTTCGACTTCGTCCGCTCCCTCATCGAGGAGGGCGCGATCCCCGACGACGTCACCATCCAGGTGCTGACCCAGGCGCGCGAGCACCTGATCGAGCGCACCTACGAGTCGATCAAGGGCGCGAAGCAGGCGATCGTCCACCTGTACAACTCGACGAGCATCCTGCAGCGCGACGTCGTGTTCCGCACCGACCGCCAGGGCATCATCGACATCGCGCTGAACGGCGCGCGCCTGTGCAAGCAGTACGAGCAGACGATCCCCGAGACGACCGTCTACTACGAGTACTCGCCCGAGAGCTACACCGGCACCGAGCTCGAGTTCGCCGTCGAGATCTGCAACCAGGTCATCGAGGTGTTCGAGCCGACCCCGGAGCGGAAGGTCATCGTCAACCTGCCCGCCACGGTCGAGATGGCCACCCCCAACGTGTACGCCGACTCGATCGAGTGGATGAGCCGCCACCTGGCCCACCGCGAGAACGTGATCCTCTCCCTGCACCCGCACAACGACCGCGGCACCGCCGTGGCAGCGGCGGAGCTGGGGTACATGGCCGGCGCCGACCGCATCGAGGGCTGCCTGTTCGGGAACGGCGAGCGCACGGGCAACGTCGACCTGGTCGCGCTGGGGCTCAACCTGTTCACGCAGGGCATCGACCCGCAGATCGACTTCTCCGACCTCGACGAGATCCGCCGCACCGCTGAGTACGCCAACCAGCTGAAGGTGCACGAGCGCAGCCCCTGGGCCGGCGACCTGGTCTACACGGCGTTCAGCGGATCGCACCAGGACGCGATCAAGAAGGGCTTCGAGGCCATGGCCGCCGAGGCCGAGGCGCAGGGCAAGCACGTCGACGAGCTGGTCTGGGCCGTGCCGTACCTGCCCATCGACCCGAAGGACGTAGGCCGCACCTACGAGGCCGTCATCCGCGTCAACTCCCAGTCCGGCAAGGGCGGCGTCGCCTACCTGCTGAAGACCGACCACGCGCTCGACCTGCCGCGCAAGCTGCAGATCGAGTTCTCCGGCGTCGTCCAGGCGATGACGGATGCGGAGGGCGGCGAGGTCACCAGCGACCAGATCTGGGAGATCTTCACCGACGAGTACCTGCCTGCCCCCGTCGAGCGGGCCGACGAGAAGTGGGGCCGGTACGAGCTGACGAGCATGCGCACCTCGAGCGACATGAGCGGGACGGTCTCCCTCGACGTCGACCTCCGCGTCGGCGACGAGGTGCGCCAGACCTCGGCCACGGGCAACGGTCCGATCGCCGCGTTCCTCAACGTGCTCGCCGACGAGGGCTACGACGTCAAGCTCTACGACTACGTCGAGCACGCTCTCAGCGCCTCCGGCGACGCCCTCGCGGCCGCCTACGTCGACCTGCAGGTCGACGGCGTGCGCCTGTGGGGTGTGGGCATCGACGCCGACATCGCGACGGCCAGCCTCAAGGCCATCGTCAGCGCCGTGAACCGGGCCATCCGCGTGACGGAGTCCGACCGCGAGCTCGCCTCCGTCTGA